The Nostoc sp. NIES-3756 DNA window TAGGGTCATTTGGGTTAGGTTCATATACAGCTACAGAAAAACCCGTATAGTCTGGTAAAAGTGTCCCTCCACAGCCTAAAATCCGGCCTAACGGGTCAACCAATGGGCCAGGATTGATATTAATTTGCTCGGTAGTTTGTTGATATATAATTTTTTTGCCATCTTCTTCATAAGAATATGTATAAGTAGCTTGGTTTGTAATACCGACAAACCCAGCATCTTGTGCGGTTGCTGGGACAGTGAGAGTAGTATGCAAAAAACTGCCTATAATAACTGTTGTTGTTAACCTTTGAAACCAGTTATTGCCAAAATTAAACTGCTTTTTTTTATGAGGACGTATCACTGAATTTTTCTCCTGATAAGCGTCCTGGTTTTTGTTAATAAAAACATTTTTAAATCAAAAAATATTTCTAATCAGCTAAGTAAAATCACAATTTTGATGTGAGAACGCCATTTATCGCCTCTGAAAGAATCTAGGTAGATTGTTTATAAGTTTGACTTTTCACTTTATTTAGAAAATTTCTGCTCAGACTTTTATCTACAAGGTTGCTTTTCTACCCAGCGAATGATGTTAGAGGGTTAGGTTTGGTGTTAGATTTTCTAAATAAGTAAAGTATCAAATCTATCAATCAGAAATTAGGAATTTATTAGCCAACCAAAACAACGGCTGACTAATAAATATAGAATTCCCAAAAAGACAACAAAACTATTCAGTTAGCGTATCTGAGTTTCATACATTGCTTTAACTGTAGTTTTTGCTGTTACTGAGGGGAGTTGCAACCGGATATGAGTATAAGCAGTTGCAGGGGCTGGTTGAGTTGCGACTTTCCCACCAGGAAGAGTAACTTTAATTGTGGGATTTTCGACAAAACTGCGTCCGCCATCAATGCTGTAGGTGATTTTGGCATCTTTATTGTTGATATTGGCAGACTTCAGCACATACACCATGCCTTTGGGGATGGGTTGATTAAGAGTGAGATTTTTAATGGGGCGATCGCTTGTATTTTCCCCAGTCAAGGTATAACGTAATATATCCCCTGATTTAACCTGTGCTTGCCCTTTCAACGTTTGCCAATTTACTTGTTGTTTACCTTGCTGAT harbors:
- a CDS encoding DUF11 domain-containing protein; amino-acid sequence: MKDLLIAGLGSSLMLTTVSFTTHLPGVVSWWSSHSAVAQSPQKQPALQLRLAAEKQVLTKDQQGKQQVNWQTLKGQAQVKSGDILRYTLTGENTSDRPIKNLTLNQPIPKGMVYVLKSANINNKDAKITYSIDGGRSFVENPTIKVTLPGGKVATQPAPATAYTHIRLQLPSVTAKTTVKAMYETQIR